The following proteins are encoded in a genomic region of Candidatus Krumholzibacteriota bacterium:
- a CDS encoding Na+/H+ antiporter NhaC family protein, whose product MKIHPDLKARRRLSICTVVLILMISTIIVASPRVFSREQSGRDIDAVVLKGIPWKWHPSEDLLNSLDSDDGTAALFIDEAFIENVKIDSLSYAGIILAFEKAGIKQVRLVSGDSEITGYFRSISGLLAILPPIIAIVFALVFKQVVIALLSGVWLGSLVFTGYHPIGSIMRIVDHYVINTLAGTAEGIDHMSIVIFTLLLGGMVGITSRMGGMQGIVRTISKLATNPRRGQLTVWLMGVIIFFDDYTNTLIVGNSTRPLTDRLRISREKLSYIVDSTAAPITSLAVITSWIGFQISLINQSFTAMQIDRNPLATFVSSLPYSIYPILAILFVLFIILSGRDYSLMLKAERRARTTGKVNSDSAVPLSSIDSEKIALADGVTPRIVNGIIPISAVIIVTFIGLLITGRDSLRSSGVDSYTILEMLKESNSFVAILWSSFTGCIIAAAMALSQRLLSLTETVSAWVDGIKSMVMAFIILILAWCIGSVCVELHTADYLVHHLASFLSPDFLPMIIFLLAMGISFSTGTSWGTMSILTPIVIPLVYGTASASGLDAASTEPILLASIAAILSGAVFGDHCSPISDTTIMSSMASGADHIDHVRTQLPYALTVGAIALVGGYLPVALGVPVLLSLALSILSMAAVLRIFGRTVQAGNDSNTSNDLN is encoded by the coding sequence ATGAAGATCCATCCTGATTTAAAAGCACGTAGGCGTCTGTCGATATGCACGGTTGTCCTGATCCTGATGATCTCCACGATCATTGTCGCTTCTCCCCGGGTCTTCTCCAGAGAACAGTCGGGGAGAGACATCGATGCTGTCGTTCTGAAAGGTATTCCATGGAAATGGCATCCCTCCGAAGACCTCCTGAATTCGCTCGATTCGGATGACGGCACTGCTGCTCTTTTCATCGATGAAGCCTTCATCGAAAATGTAAAGATAGACAGCCTCTCTTACGCGGGAATCATACTCGCCTTTGAAAAAGCGGGGATAAAACAAGTGAGGCTTGTCAGTGGGGACAGCGAAATAACGGGATACTTCAGATCGATTAGCGGCCTTCTCGCCATTCTTCCCCCGATCATCGCGATAGTCTTCGCCCTGGTATTCAAACAGGTCGTCATCGCCCTTTTATCAGGGGTCTGGCTCGGGTCGCTTGTATTCACCGGCTATCATCCGATAGGGTCGATCATGAGGATTGTTGATCATTATGTTATAAATACTCTCGCCGGCACAGCCGAGGGGATCGATCACATGTCGATAGTGATCTTTACTCTGCTTCTTGGAGGCATGGTAGGCATAACCTCGCGGATGGGCGGGATGCAGGGAATAGTACGGACTATATCGAAACTGGCCACGAACCCAAGACGCGGCCAGCTGACCGTATGGCTGATGGGCGTGATAATATTTTTTGATGACTACACGAACACTCTTATCGTTGGTAACTCGACCCGGCCTCTGACTGACAGGCTGCGGATATCGCGCGAAAAACTCTCATATATAGTCGACTCGACAGCCGCACCGATAACCTCACTAGCGGTCATCACCAGCTGGATAGGTTTCCAGATATCGCTTATCAACCAGTCATTCACCGCGATGCAGATCGACCGAAACCCTCTTGCCACTTTCGTCTCCTCTCTGCCATACAGCATCTATCCTATCCTCGCGATACTCTTCGTGCTATTCATCATACTCTCTGGAAGGGATTATTCACTGATGCTGAAGGCTGAACGAAGAGCCAGAACGACGGGAAAAGTCAACAGCGACAGCGCAGTCCCCCTTTCCTCCATCGATTCGGAGAAGATAGCGCTTGCCGACGGAGTAACTCCAAGGATCGTAAACGGTATAATCCCCATTTCGGCAGTTATAATCGTTACGTTCATAGGCCTGCTTATCACAGGCCGCGATTCTCTCAGGAGTTCCGGAGTGGATTCGTACACGATCCTGGAAATGCTCAAGGAATCGAACTCGTTTGTGGCGATCCTTTGGAGTTCATTTACAGGTTGTATCATAGCGGCGGCAATGGCTCTGAGCCAGAGGCTTCTCTCCCTGACAGAAACCGTCTCCGCCTGGGTAGACGGCATCAAATCGATGGTAATGGCTTTCATCATCCTCATACTGGCATGGTGCATCGGTAGCGTCTGTGTCGAGCTTCATACCGCCGACTATCTCGTCCATCACCTGGCGAGTTTCCTTTCCCCCGATTTTCTTCCGATGATCATCTTTCTGCTTGCGATGGGTATCTCTTTTTCGACCGGGACATCCTGGGGCACGATGTCGATCCTTACGCCAATCGTGATTCCTCTGGTGTACGGAACAGCCAGTGCGTCCGGACTGGACGCTGCCTCGACAGAACCAATACTTCTGGCGTCGATCGCCGCGATACTGTCAGGAGCTGTATTCGGTGATCATTGCTCTCCCATCTCCGATACTACAATAATGTCTTCGATGGCTTCGGGGGCAGATCATATAGATCATGTGCGGACCCAGCTTCCATACGCCCTTACCGTTGGCGCGATCGCTCTTGTCGGGGGATACCTGCCCGTGGCGCTGGGAGTACCTGTCCTGCTATCGCTGGCCCTGTCGATCCTGTCCATGGCCGCGGTACTGAGGATATTCGGCAGGACCGTCCAGGCGGGAAATGATTCGAATACAAGTAATGACCTCAATTAA
- a CDS encoding zinc ribbon domain-containing protein gives MPIFEYKCSDCEKEFEELVISDRTSVNCPSCGSGRIEKLFSAFSGGSSAGGNPSGSQSGGGCGSFG, from the coding sequence ATGCCGATATTTGAATATAAATGCTCCGATTGTGAGAAAGAATTCGAGGAACTCGTGATCTCGGACAGGACGAGTGTAAATTGCCCCTCCTGTGGATCGGGCAGAATAGAGAAACTCTTTTCCGCTTTCTCCGGAGGCTCCAGCGCCGGTGGAAATCCATCCGGTAGCCAGTCAGGCGGAGGGTGTGGATCGTTTGGCTGA
- a CDS encoding helix-turn-helix transcriptional regulator — protein MAEPSRLSIMQKLCDREMNVTELVDSTGFSQANVSKHLRILRTEELVDYRRENKKIYYSLKNDMPREVCNIICRSLEDELSSEAKILKKYWRS, from the coding sequence ATGGCCGAACCTTCGCGCCTTTCGATAATGCAGAAGCTCTGCGACAGGGAGATGAACGTAACTGAACTGGTCGATTCGACAGGATTCAGCCAGGCGAACGTCTCGAAACATCTGCGTATACTAAGGACTGAGGAACTTGTCGATTACAGAAGAGAGAATAAAAAGATTTACTATAGTCTGAAAAACGATATGCCACGGGAAGTATGCAACATTATCTGCCGCTCTCTTGAAGATGAACTTTCTTCCGAAGCGAAGATACTCAAGAAATACTGGAGAAGCTGA
- a CDS encoding MATE family efflux transporter produces the protein MIREIISMSIPVMIGMVSHTVLNMVDTAMVGRLGVVQLAAVGLASFFTLVMVLIFGSLNIGTQAITARRVGEERTEEFPRIAYNSILLALGAGALISIAGHNLSGWIFSVISDDADVISIGTPYLSIRFTGMFAMIVIFTLKGFVIGLGRVRIDMIVSVIINLLNIFLNYCLIFGHCLMPRLEVRGAAIASVISTLIGLVIYLLFVHFRILRNMPRVRFLRILSPELMGQIVRISAPRAVQSFSVLGFIVFLSFIGQIGVSELAISNIIFKAFNLSFMLGMAVGTASATLVGKSLGGGDSKEAVRYGWYSAGTGAVVMGIIGTLFMFFPRQIMGIFSNSRETVEKGVVPFQILGAMQFIDGVGIVLSRTLQGVGCTVYVMISETICVWAIMIPGSWIAVSLLRGGLLAAWSSLYIYVLCFASFMAWKFYEGSWKKIKI, from the coding sequence ATGATCAGAGAAATAATCAGCATGTCGATTCCGGTCATGATCGGAATGGTCTCTCACACCGTTCTTAATATGGTCGATACTGCCATGGTCGGAAGGCTTGGAGTAGTGCAGCTTGCCGCGGTCGGCCTGGCATCTTTCTTCACTCTGGTCATGGTCCTTATCTTCGGTTCTCTGAATATCGGGACGCAGGCGATCACTGCCAGGCGCGTGGGCGAAGAGAGGACGGAAGAATTCCCCCGGATCGCGTACAACTCTATTCTGCTCGCTCTGGGAGCCGGCGCTCTGATATCGATCGCGGGCCATAATCTCTCCGGATGGATATTCTCGGTAATATCAGACGATGCAGACGTCATCTCTATCGGGACTCCATACCTTTCGATAAGGTTCACCGGAATGTTCGCGATGATAGTGATATTCACGCTGAAAGGGTTCGTCATCGGGCTGGGGCGGGTCAGGATCGATATGATCGTCTCTGTCATAATCAACCTTCTGAATATATTTCTTAACTACTGCCTTATCTTCGGACATTGTCTCATGCCGAGGCTTGAGGTCAGGGGGGCGGCGATCGCCTCCGTAATATCAACATTGATCGGACTGGTGATATATCTGCTCTTTGTTCATTTCCGAATCCTCCGAAATATGCCCCGGGTGAGATTCCTCAGGATTCTCTCACCTGAACTTATGGGACAGATAGTCAGGATATCCGCTCCAAGGGCTGTCCAGAGTTTCTCGGTCCTGGGATTCATAGTCTTCCTCAGTTTCATCGGACAGATCGGAGTAAGCGAACTGGCGATAAGCAATATCATCTTCAAAGCGTTCAATCTGTCATTCATGCTTGGAATGGCAGTTGGCACAGCCTCGGCAACGCTCGTCGGAAAAAGCCTCGGCGGCGGCGACTCAAAAGAGGCCGTCAGGTACGGATGGTACTCCGCCGGAACCGGTGCTGTCGTAATGGGGATCATCGGCACGCTATTCATGTTCTTTCCCCGCCAGATAATGGGCATCTTCAGCAATTCGAGAGAAACTGTCGAAAAGGGAGTAGTCCCGTTCCAGATACTCGGAGCGATGCAGTTCATTGATGGCGTCGGTATAGTTCTGTCGAGGACCTTGCAGGGAGTGGGATGTACGGTCTACGTGATGATCTCGGAGACGATATGCGTCTGGGCAATAATGATACCGGGGTCATGGATCGCCGTGTCGCTACTGCGCGGCGGATTGCTCGCAGCCTGGAGCAGCCTCTATATCTATGTCCTGTGTTTTGCCTCATTCATGGCCTGGAAGTTTTACGAGGGCAGCTGGAAAAAAATAAAAATATAG